The Castanea sativa cultivar Marrone di Chiusa Pesio chromosome 4, ASM4071231v1 sequence ttctactttttcttATATTCATCGACGTAAGCTTTTTACTAGTTTTAGAATTTCTTAAATTGATTAGCTTTTTATAAGTtctaaaatttcttaaattgaTTAGAATGGAGAAGGTTAATATAAGAAGATTGAGAAGTATTGTCAAGATAATAGCAACAATCTTTTGTATTAGTAAAACAATTTTGATAGCATTGCTCAGAAAACCAAAACTACGAACACGTACAAAATTtcatccataattttttttccttaggaTCGACATAAGAGTACGTGTAAATTAGAGTACGTGTACAATTTAGCATAGATGCATTGATTTGACAAATATGTAAAGTTTATGAAGGAAATTGATTAAATTAAAAGTTGAGGGGGTCTAATGGCCACTACTCAAAAGTTCAAGAGGGTATCATGCCGTTTTTCCCATTATGGTTGTTGACGCAAGTACATCATTTTGATCAACAACTAAGTAGAAATTATCTTACTCGCTGATTTTGTAAGTAAGCTTGGGATGTAGCACATAATCAAAAAAGGACTAAGCTGATTGAATACGACATGTGGGCGGAAAAAGGATTTCTTGAATGAAACacgttttttgttttctaacaTAACATGTACTTGAGCTTCAGTAAACCTTAACTAATTAAcccttattttaatttgatatgcattttcttattattataaatatatagttgcTTTGCCAATGCCACATGGattaatagaaaaaagaaaaacgaggTGCTTAAAAAAATGCCAACATTTTCTATATTCCAAATCCTCGAAAAAAAGAGTTACATAAGCAATCGTTTTATTTTAATCTAGTTATGATTGCAATGAGATAAACAGAGCCATATAACCAGTGCTTCATAGCACTTACAATTACTTTTTCTAATTGAAAATTTAGAATTCTTTCTGAAGATATTCAACCACTTCCTTGTCGAGTTGGAAGGCCTTGGTCAGAACGTCAGGATTAATGGGAGGATTGGATCCAAAAACAGCATTTGCTATTGTGATTGTGCCTGCGTTTTGGCTGCTTAAACCAGAAATGGCAATTGCATTGGTTTTTCCCACATTGACTTGGAAGTGAATGAGACCAACTGGAAAGACAAAAACATCCCCTTTGTTTAGGGTTTTGGTGAAGAGGCGATTATCAGTGTTGGATGTTACAAAACCAACGAACAGAGTACCCTCCAAGACTACTAGAATTTCAGTGCCGCGAGGGTGAGTGTGGGGAGGATTTTGTCCATATGGTGCAAAGTCGATTCGAGCAAGGGATATGCCAAGAGTGTTGAGGCCTGGAAATGTGTCCACATTCACATTAGTTACGTTTGACCCAACTTTGTTATATGTGTTCCCAGGAATGTTCAATCCACCAAAGTAGAAATCATCAGCTGTGACAAGCTTTGGATCCTTGCAGAACTTTCCATTAACGAATACTGCATAAAGGAATTTTTGTTATGGGCACTTTAAAAAGAATGCTTAAAACTTCAATGCAGAAAATAATAAGGCCAGGTAGCTAATATTATTTCTTCCATATTTATATTCTGGTTAGTGTAGATTTTCACATGACAAAAATAATGCAGAAattcgaaaaaagaaaaaagaaaagtttgtaCCAGCTGACTCGGAGTCGGAGTAGTCCTTGAGTGCAACACAGAAGTCCTGCAGGGGAGCGGGGTCAGAGGCAGAGGCAAGAGAGAATGCCAAAGCAAAGAGGGCAACAGTTACAAGGTAAGCTTTCATCATATTTCAAGCTTACTCGATCTTCTGTTCTATATATTTTTGCTTTGGGATTAGAGCGAGGGATGAAAAATGTTGAATGGAAAGCATGTCTATTTATAGATTAGACACATTGAATAGGTCTGATTTTCCGTACGTGAATGATGCATTAAGTCTTCGACTAttaccaattttctttttgatgtcCAAATTATTCTTTAACCACTATCTCGCGCCTTAAATGTTCACCAAATTAGACCAGTTCAATGAGATAACGTTACGCTTATATGTTACTAATAAGGCACAATCAATGATAAAGACCGATCGTATAATTAGTGTGTACTAAACCTGTACTCTGTCCACAAAAGATAAAGCTCTCAACTTATTGAACACACCATCTCAACATATATTCAACTTGGATGtgtttctcaaaacaaaaataaaaacttgtgtGTATCGGTATTTCAAGGGGTTGTTAATAACTTAATATTTTGGTGGAAAGTTTCTGTGTGACTTCGGCTGACTTCAATGAAATACCTTGAGAATTACTATTGTAGAACGCATAATTAGATGGATTCAAAGCTTCTAGTGTATTACGTAACTGCAATAACGAAAGTCAAATTGAAGATCAAGTGATAAAGTCTTTGCCAATGGAAAGCACCATAACCTTTCAAATGTACTTAAATTTCTTCATTCAATTATATTTCTTAATCTAATTCATGTTACGAATTTAAGCTAATTCATGAAACTATGAGAAacgaaaaatagagaaaaaaaaaatatgcgcCAAGAACAATCACATGACACAAAGATTTATGTGGTTCAACAATATATGCCTATATCCATTGAGTTGCCGTGATTTTTACTATATCAAGgagaaaaatacaattttcaatACAGCAAACTCTAATCTGAGGCAACAAATAAATATCCGAAGCAATGGGACCAAAGTGAGCTTAGACCTATTATCCCAAGCCTCTACTCCATGAACTATGcctcacaaaaaatttcatttataaaacCATCATGCTTCCAAGTTGAGTTGGGTCACAATCCAGATTGAACACATAATCTAAGCTCCACAAAACCAACACAAACCCTTCGAGTCAAAGCATCGACTGACACTTCGACCCTAAGTGGGAGTGTCAATTGGTAGTCCTAGGGCCTAAATTGAAGTGACAATCCACTTATGCTTAGAATTGATAATccaattttctgaattttagctCCACTTTTCGATTCAAGCTCCCAGGAGGTAACACACAAGTTCAAAAACTCCAAGATAGAGGAATGTGAGAGAAATATGAAAATCCACATTCCTCTATAAAATCAAGAGGAACCCATCAGAAAAAGGATGTACTCTTAagtatttagaaatatatatatatatatatatatatatatatatatatatatatatatatatatatatattatatataacttCAAAAATTCCTTTCAACCACCTATTTTGTCAGAGATCATGTTTATCCAACATTGATTCGCATGTTTGAATAAAATCGTCCTCATACTCATGACCATGCATGTAACTTTTAAACTCTTCAGTAAATGAACCtgaacttctaaaaaaaattttaaggtgcTTGAAAACATTTTGAAATAAATGCAATTGACATAAACGATGACATGATTCTAGTAACACTTATGCATTTGCTTTAGCATCTTGATTAGTACAAATTGTAACTAGCTTCTTTCCACACCTATCTTTTATTAAAGTTAGAAATAATCAAGAATAAGATTTAGCAATTTCTTCACACAATAATGCAACACCAAAGACCACTGTCTGTCTATGATGATTCGCTCCGATTATAGGTGCCAATGATGATAGTTTTTATTGGTTCAGTACATAGAATCAAAATAAACTACATCACCAAACAAATTATAATCCACGATTATTTTATGGTCCATCCAAAATATATTAGTTATTTGACCATCAACATCAAATTGtatttctttgaaaaatgaGACATTTTCAAAACTTCTCAtctcaaaataatgaaaaagggTATATTCCTATCCCTCTCTCCCTCATTTGTTTAGATTGTAAATACTCTTAGAGTGATTTGCTAATTAGTGGCAACCAATATGTTCCTTTGCAATGGAAATTTACGTTTTCTCCATGGTGTTACAACTTCATGATTGTGTTTGGATTTCAAAAAGAGTAACGCAATATTTgcaattttgttgaaaaaagatgTAAGCTTCACAACCAACTCTTAAATCCTTTCTAGATATCTTTCCTTCACATTCAACTTCCTTCTTGAAACCAGCTGTTGAGGTCCAAAATGTGATCAAGACCCAGGGCCATGGAGGTAAGAAAGGCCCAACCagttagaaatgaaaaagatacaaagaagatgatgaaaaaaAGAGGAGGCCGGCCCATGAGGGTGAAAAGGATAGGTCTTGGGCCTTTGAAAAGAAAGGATAAACACaaaagtcctttaaaaaaaaaaaacacaaaagttTACGTGGTTTGTTCCAATATTCATCTATGTCCATGGTGGAAAGTTGTTGATGGCTACATCTTCTGTTATATTAAGCTCTTGtgatataataattataatgtgAGATTTATATACTAGAGAACCCTAAACTAACCCTAGGCTAACCAtaaactaaaacaattttttttaataaactatcCCAATATTAATTTGCTTATTTTAAAAGTGCATGAGTCTACCATTAGTTTGgatcatattatattattatgtcTTAAATATAACAATTCTAGTTGTATTGTGCATTATTGGCACATCTTCAAGGTATATGAGACATAACAACTATATCTAAGAGCAAAATACATTTGGATTGAAcaaaaaagcataaaatatataaagtgaTTTCTGAATTTAATTTCAAGCACTTGTGAATAATCAGTGAAGCTACAAAAGAGAAGTTACAACCAACATGAAACAAGGGGCTTCCTATAGCTAGGCACACAAGCTCTTGAGAAATTTGGTGGTTCTTTGTAAATCTGAATCTTGCCTTTCGTTTCATAGGAACATACAAGAAATCCAATTGcacaaaattttagtttttgtaataaaatatttaggaacgaaatttataacattttgaaCTTTTAGGACttaaataaactttttaaaactataaGGATGAAGATAGAACTTGGGCTATATTttaggaatgaaaagaatatttgGTATAACCTCAAAATTGTTAACACAatttacttcaaaaaaaaaatttattatctaagtctttgttttttaataaaagagtaataatcaaattaaaattcaattataaggatttcaaaattctttaaaattatttttttgtgtaacttaaaatattctttgatttaaaatagaaagttgaaattttataaaattttattggttCATGGTTTATTGGTTGGTTTTGAATTAATATACGAATCAAAATTGACAAattcacattcacattcacattcTTCCCTTTGATTAATCAAAAATccatttcaattttaaaaaaagtgttgttTGGGAGAAAAATTCATTATGTATCAGTCTAGTGTAaccatatttttatgtaaaggTAGACCCCTTAAATGTGGGACTCATCCCTATGTGAGAGAATTATTACTTATGAGTATACGTTATTTTCAAAAGTAGTAGTCAAAAGGAATAATTAATAAGTATTGTGTACTTGTTTCAGATTAAGCCAAGACGGTTGATGATTAGTTCATCAATGAAGTTTTCTCTCTTGAGATCAGGCCTAAGGTAAGTAATCAATTGGAATTGGGATTGGCAAATAATGCTTAGGTTAGTGTATTGTTTCAAATTTGTTAATCCCAGTGTTTGATTTGAGTTTGTTGTTTGATCTATTCTCCCTATTTTGGTGATctaggtttttaaatttttgttcatCTTCTTTTCTATCtggcaaaaaatattttagggaAAATAGAGACTTGTTTTGGGTCTTCCCACAGAGAGGGGGAGAGGGGTAAATAGTCTTTTCCTTTTAGTTATTGGTGTCCAGCTCATCAAATGTCATGTGTTGTGCACATGCCTATAAATTTATGTCAAAGTAAACACCAAACTAACAACAAGGGTTAgtattacaaaattttgattttaggggACTGATTGTGCTTTTTCATAGCTTATGGGGCAAAGTGTAAAATTTGGTATAATTTAAGGTATAAAAGTGTAAattctcaacaaaataaaaaacctcaagtttacataaatatataattaaatcaagGTTCATGTTTAACCATGGGCGTattatttatactactatttaaaggaCTTCTCCTAGCCCAATATTGGGGGAATTTgggtggcggtggtggtggcggcggGTGGGATGATGCtgatgttgatgttgttgttggcGGCCACATGCAGCGGTTGTCGATCTCACTGGGTTCAGCTTTTTTTCACCGGCCACATAATCAGTTCATGTAAAATGGAACCACACTAGGTACAACTTTTTTTCGGGACAAAGTGtgaaaaaacaaagcaaaaagaaaTACTGCAATATACCTTCACTTCATTATATAGCTTCTCCCAGGCTAGCAACTTATTTTAGCACCGTGGCATGAGTTTCATGCTCTTCTGAGTCAAAGTCATCCTTCCCATCATCAACATTAGGTAACCCTCTAAATGACCGATTCCATGTAATCACACACATCACTCTAGCATAATGATCAATATGTCCTTGGCGGCGAATATATGGGTTCGGGATGGGAATggcaaagagagagaaggttgTTAGGGGCTGCAATGGTTGAGTGGGAAAGGGAATGAGACAGAATCAGCGAAGAGGGAAGGGGGTGAACTGGTGGCATCGACGGCGGCCTCTGCATGTGGCCGTGATTCTCTGGCCAGACTGGGGTTTctgagaaaaacaaaagaggagCTGCCGCGCTGTAGAGGAGGAGATGGGAGAGAGGTTTAAGGCGTGAGGCATAAGGCATGAGGCGTGAGGCGTGAGGCTATTGCCGTGGGTGAGAGGAAGCAGGGGCGTGTTTGAGGAGAAGACTGCCTAACACTGTTAACGTTAGGATTAATAGCAATCCAATTAAAATGGGTCATATGCGTTGCACATGACCCTTGCTTAAGTGATTGCTTAAGTGTCTTCTTATATAATTGACACCTGTCCCTATTTGCAGCAGTTGCTGCAAACTTGTTTGGAGGAAATCTGTgtccaaaaaataatatcagtATTAAGCTCAAATTAGAATCAGTAACAATTTATCACATTAGATTTGTTATTAAAATGTTGTgattgtagcattactcttatttttgttgaacccaaatttttgtaattctcaagtcaaggtgtttaatatttttattagagtgGTCACAACAGGTAAGTTTagcattaaatatttttttagcaagtgtatatctatattttttttacaaccctagCATGCATGTGAATTTGTCAATTGTGtcaataaaatgttatttactattcgaactataaatttatttttaaaacataattttagattacaaaaatttaaatttaaacattcatttGATTAATATCATAATAACTATTGACCTATCAAAATTTACCTTCAATCGGTTGaagttttagttttgttttgtgttgttttaaggaaaaaaacacaaaccctaTCAGGCTTGACCAACTATAAATGTGTTGTTATAAACccaaagggaaagaaagaaataagacGCAACCGTTCGAGAGGCAGCAATGGGGAGCGTTAAGGCGGAGAAGAGCCGCTCTctcaaaaaccctaaaaataagCGAAAGAAACCTCTCGCCCCAACCAACCTTAACAACAAGAAAAAGTCCAACAAACCCCGAAGAGTGTGGTGCAGTGACGATGGGGTGTAACGCTTGAtagtgagagagggagagaagtgaCCATCATTGATGAAGATTGTGGCCGTTCACGGCCAGATCTAGAGAGAGGGGAAACACCTATACTCTacaccttataaaaaaaaaatccactaccTAACTGCTTTGTTTCAATGTTGGAGACATCAGTAGAAAGTTGGCCCGAGATAGCAGCGGCGCCATCTTATGGCCAGGGTGGTCTCAGGACCACttaatctgaaaaaaaaaaaattatatataataatttaaaattttatatttatttacctttaaaaattttttgggaccaccctgaattttttttatgccactaaaattaaattttgatccataatttgagcaacttaataatatattgaggtctttcaagcaaaaaggaaaaattcaaaaaaaaaaattgaactaaaatctgaaaaaaaaaaaaattataataaaactactaCAGGCTGGGCAATGGCTTGATTCTTTCGACTAAGCACATTACCCAATACAACACAATTTTgaaccttttattatttttaattacaatattatttttcctcacTAGACATATAttacttctcattttttattattttttcttgtttatttttaacCACACACATCTTCTATCTTCTCAATTTTTACacttcatatttttaaattttatcacatcTTCATCTACATTTTTACATCTACGCTTTGCCTTCCTCTTTGTTCATAACTTCTGTGTTTTCTATCAGTACCAGTGCGGCAATGCCTCTTCTCAAGTTTTGagtctcaaatttctcaatacGATTTTTTTAGCTGTATaggtacctttgttcatttctttcctttttatcttttttccttttgaggttttttggtttacaaaatgcaaatttgtttttgttttaagaacaaatttttttttttaaagcataaaCTTCATTCCGGTTAAATCTTGAATTTCGGCCGATATTTACCAGAACACCCGAAATAGGCTGGAATGACCCGAAATTTTTTCCGAAGTAGAATAGGGTGGGTTACTGTTCCTGTTTGTTTACCGGCACGGTATTTTCCGGCCAGAATGGAATGTAATTAATAACATTGAATCAAACCTAATTacctaaaagtttaaaaagaaataagattgtgtaatttatgcttcctAAGGAACACTGTGAACAAAATTTCTGGAATCGCCACTAACACAAGAGACCTTTGCTCTACTTTTAAGCCCGATAGTCTTTTTGGGTGAAGGTCGTGGCCTTCCATGGCCAAATTTGGTTTTTCTAGTGAAGAACTGAAGGATGCAGTCTTTCAAGGCCAAATGGTGATATATCATAGCATGCATTAACGACCATATCCAAAGGCTTCTTATACCTTTGCTAAGTAAATTAAAGATTTTAGATGAGTAGAATGCTCTTATTTCTTCAATTAAAGAAGCACTTTCACTTTCAAAACTGGTAGACGTGGGCTCATGTCATAATAGGATTCTAACTTATTGTAGCGCTTGTCATCCAGTAACCTTTCAGAGGCCCAAAAAACTCAAACACATTATAGGTTGACTTTACATAATCTCTCAAGCAACTATTGAAGCATTCACTCAATTGTGGTAGCCATATTTGCACAAATACCTAATGCAtatttcttttctactttttcttATATTCATGGACATAAGCTTTTTACTAGTTTTAGAATTTCTTAAATTGATTAGCTTTTTAGAAGTtctaaaatttcttaaattgaTTAGAATGGAGAAGGTTAATATAAGAAGATTGAGAAGTATTGTCAAGATAATAGCAACAATCTTTTGTATTAGTAAAACAATTTTGATAGCATTGCTCAGAAAACCAAAACTACGAACACGTACAAAATTtcatccataattttttttccttaggaCAATAAGTGATAAATGATTGTTGGgttgtaattttgttgttgttgtaagtagttgtttttggtcattttgggtAAAAATGCTGGTATTACTAATCAAATTCTcttaattattttactttttgatcACTATATTTCTGTTTACTTTCACATAGGTCACAATTTTCAGCAAGTGTGACTTATGTGAAAGTAAATAGAATTAATCTACTTGGATGCTTTCCTTGGTAATTCTAATTTCTACAATCAGAGATGCATTATTCTTGCAGTCTAATTTATACTTTATTGCATTGATTGTtgacaaataataatatataattcaagATCTTTGTCTCTTCTTTCTTACTAGGACATGTTTAACAACTATTATCATATTGTACACCACAATATGAATTGGATTtgcagttaatttttttttaggcttGTTGCACCACAAACAAGTCCGCTCTTCaaagttttcttttgttttcttttcctacTATTTTCTTggttgatttgttaaaattcaaaaattgtgTTTGGCATGATCTTACTAGGTTCTTTTTTCATGATTATTGgtttatatattgtaatttgGGCTGAAGCTAAAGACTTGGAAGATATCAAATAAGATACAGTTGTAGAGCTACCACATAAATCTTTTAGAGAACAAGAGtattaaatgtataaaattatcGGATGCTCAACATAATGAAGGGATTCCATGgtttataaaaacaaatatggaCATATATAAACAATTCTATAATTAATGTGTTTGCTTTCCGTTGCCCCTTTTCTGTTATTTATTGGTCGACTAAGCTCTACTACAaatttagggtatgtttggtaattgttttttcctttattttcagttttcaaaaacaattttctatttttaagactaaaaaacttatttggcaatccaaaatggatagaaaacaaaaattgttctcaaaactcaatttgcgaaggaaactgaaaacatgtaaaatgttgtttttagtttctagttttcaaaagtcaatgaaaacacgcatcgaatttaatgaatttgtctcatttaatgaattatcactagagttcaaatcctagttaCAACATATTtcagtattttcttttttttttcttcaaaaaactttttttttccaatttcaactaatcaaacatgtttttgattttgaaaatacaagaaaattgttttttctttatattcctcaaaacaagtttttgaaaatagaaactAGAAATGTTACCAAATATAACCTTAACTTCCtcattttttcacattttttaaattgtgtggaaaggggaaaaaatcagTATATGTTTTGGGGAGAAGTTTTTTTGTAATAGTTGGTTATCAtatatgagtttagtgattatcaaaatataaattattataactCTGTTCAGTAGTTTTTATGTGATAAAATGGAAACAAAGCTTTTATAAAATGCTCATTAACTTCTCCAAAAATGCGAAATAATGTTAGCTTTTATGTGAAATAATCaagatttattttcattttctaataaaaataatacattttccatttgtttattttgttgcaTTTTTTATGCATACCTCAATATTGTAATGTATTACAAAATATCTTgccatatataataattaaaagtaaaatgcaATGTGTTTcctagcaacaaaaaaaaaaaaaaagtacaaaaaattaagatataGATTTTGTGGTGGTCCTTTCCCAACAACCTTGGGCTTTTGGGCCTAACCCccaatttacttgtattttgggTTGGACTTATCCCATAGTGGGAGGTCCAAGAAGtgtttatttatgtatttgagTGGACTAAAGTTTCTTTTACACCAAACTCCCTAGTTCTTAGCTCAGTCAAGATGACCACTAGACAGCCAGGCATCTACCCTAGAACCTGAGCAGGATTCCTTTCTCCCCCAATTAagtcttttctcacaactcccGTGTTtcacttcttaaaattttccaattcccTTTTCTTGATGCTCCTCCTTTATTTATATCCTACTCTTAGTGGAGTAGTCATGATGAGGGGGTTTTCCCCATGTTAGTTGGTCGCTTTCCCCCATATTCCTGACCAAATGGGACTAATCTCTTACTGCCGATATGATTTCCTAGCAACTTGTGCTTAACGCCGATTATGGCTCGGCGGATGGATTCCCCTAAGGTATTACCTTTGATCTATGGCAAAACCTTAGGATACTTGGTCTGATTGCACAGACTGGCATCTCTTAGCCCGATGTTTGATGTGTTCAGCCTAACGAGTTGAATGGGCAGAGACTATTTGAAGTATGAGCCTGATGCTCAGGGATGGGCCGACATTCTCGGTACATAGAGACTTCCTTACTGaatatattttacatattaGAAGGTAATCATATTATTTTGAGATGGATTTGGGACTATTACTCATAAATCTCAACTACTATTCTCATTTTTtgcttaacaaaaaaataatgtgaaaatttcCTGCGCAttgtttgggtttgtgattcATAAAATCTATAGCATTttgatctcaaaaaaaaaaaaataaaaactctaatGCAATTTGTAGATGACTACTTGACATTTATAATGGATAAGTTTTTTCTTTGAGGAGTCGTAGATAATGCTTAATTTTATCTCACAACATCATTATGGACTATTAAGACTTACATAATTTTGCTCATCAATGATGCATGTATTATCCATAATGCTTGAGAACGTGGTTGTCAAAATCTCAATCTGGATCCTACGATCCTATGATTTTACAATCCCACCTGCCCAAAATTgtccaaatctttcaaggatctttgTGATTGTTCAGGATCGGTAGGATCGTACAATTTCGACGATTTCAAACAATCCTGAtttcttgtaatcttctttaacttgacaAAAAGCTCAATTGgacccaaatgaaaaataatatccCAATAGACCAAGTTTTGCTATTTTAATATAGGGAGATAGAGTGTTAGttggacccaaataaaaaaataacatcccAAGAGAGTGTcacattttgagatttttggtttctttaaatgatgcttacacATGGATGTAATGATATATGGTAATTACATCAATTAGAtgcaattttttggttttttatgaatgaatatataatttatgtgattatttaatatatctatgtatatttttttgttttttctcaaataatgtaaGATCTTACGATTCACGATTTCACCTACCTCCCAAaaatcctacgtaggatcccgattttgacaaccttgcttGAGAAACTAGGAGGAATGAACCAACTCTAGAAGAAGCTTGACAATTGAAACAAAGCCATACAAGATCTTCTGTATGTAAGAGGATTATCCCTTATAAACAAAGGAATATGTTTGCGTTCATCTCTGGTTTATCCCTCTATCAAGCctctgcttctctctctctctctctctctctctctttgtttgtttgtttgttttttttttttttttttttttttacgaaatTTGCTGAACCAAGACTATCAAATAGCAGTGGGTTATATATCAACTtgaatttatgaaaattttattgattttgaatttcttatttagaaatttaaattgcTAAATTAGAGTACGTGTACAATTTCAATAGAATTTTTGCATTTTGGAAATAATctgaaaatttaagattttgggtaaaattttaACTGAAGTTatgcattttgaaaatttgatgttTTTAGGTGGgcaattaaaaaactaaatttagcACAATTTTTACAACGTTAATGAATTTAAACGGCAGAGTAATAGATGCATTGATTTGACACATATGTAAAGTTTATGAAGGAAATTGGCTAAATTAAAAGTTGAGGGGGTCAAATGGCCACTACCCAAAAGTTCAAGAGGTTTCTTGGCATTTTTCCCATTATGCTTGTTGATGCAAGTACGTCATCATTTTgatcaataaataaatagaaattatCTTACTGGCTGATTTTGTAAGTAAGCTTGGGATGTAGCACATAATCAAGAAAGGACTAAGCTGATTGGAATACGACATGTGGGCGGAAAAAGGATTTCTTAAATGAAAC is a genomic window containing:
- the LOC142630990 gene encoding germin-like protein subfamily 1 member 20, yielding MMKAYLVTVALFALAFSLASASDPAPLQDFCVALKDYSDSESAVFVNGKFCKDPKLVTADDFYFGGLNIPGNTYNKVGSNVTNVNVDTFPGLNTLGISLARIDFAPYGQNPPHTHPRGTEILVVLEGTLFVGFVTSNTDNRLFTKTLNKGDVFVFPVGLIHFQVNVGKTNAIAISGLSSQNAGTITIANAVFGSNPPINPDVLTKAFQLDKEVVEYLQKEF